The sequence AATCACTGCAATTAACGGTGTGCTGAACTTATGGTTGACGCTTTTTTTAAAAAAAATAAAATAATATTTTAAGTAGCGGCAGATGTCGTATTAGTTGATCTTTAGAAATGTAAGCAATCCCTTCAGATTGCTTGCCGACTTGTTAGCTCAGATGGATCGATTGCACGGAACTCTCCAGGCCAAAGCGGGTGGCTCTCTAATGTAATTTTTCCAATGGCGATTCTGATCAAACGAAGAGTGGGCAAGTCGACCGCAGCGGTCATGCGCCGCACCTGTCGATTTTTTCCTTCGGTGATGGTGAGTGCTAGCCAACTAGTCGGTTTATCCAAGCGTTCGCGGATAGCGGGAACGCGGGGCCAAAGCCATTCTGGCGGGATGATTTGACGAACTTCACAGGGTTGGGTCATAAAGTCACCAAGATCAAGTCCATTGCGCAGGCGAGCCAGCTTTCCGTTATCGGGCAAGCCTTCAACTTGAGCCAAATAGGTTTTTGGCTGTTTAAACGCGGGATGGCTGATGTGATGTTGCAGCTTTCCATCGTTGGTTAATAGTAGTAACCCCTCACTATCAGCATCAAGCCTTCCGGCAGGGTAGATGTTTGGGATAGTAAGATAGTCGGCGAGAGTTTCACGCGTTGGGTGCGATGAAAACTGGCACATCACCTGAAAAGGTTTATTGAATAGAATAAGAGGCATACCGTAGTGTCTCAAAAACATAGCGTCTAGTAAAATACTAGTGCATAATATAAATCGCTGTCTTATGTCTTATATAAGACTCGATGTAATGCCGAATACAATACCAAATATAGAATGGGCCGAAATAGAAGGGTAAAACCTTGGCTCCACCCTCTCGCTTCATCTTTGGAGATATTGCATGTCCCAACATATTAAAGTGCCAGCTGAAGGCAAAAAAATCAGCGTCAATGCTGATTATTCGCTGAATGTCCCGGATAACCCAATCATTCCTTTTATCGAAGGTGATGGAACCGGCGTCGATATTAGTCCGGTCATGATTAAAGTGGTGGATGCAGCAGTTGCCAAAGCCTACGCTGGTAGGCGCAAGATCAGTTGGATGGAGGTCTATGCTGGTGAGAAATCGACGAACGTTTATGGTCCTGACGTTTGGTTGCCAGCCGAAACGCTAGCGGCTATCAAAGATTATGTCGTCTCTATTAAAGGTCCTTTGACGACGCCGGTTGGCGGCGGTATTCGTTCGCTGAACGTCGCTTTGCGTCAAGAACTGGATTTGTATGTCTGCCTTCGTCCCGTGCGTTATTTCCAGGGTGTTCCATCGCCA is a genomic window of Glaciimonas sp. CA11.2 containing:
- a CDS encoding pseudouridine synthase, coding for MPLILFNKPFQVMCQFSSHPTRETLADYLTIPNIYPAGRLDADSEGLLLLTNDGKLQHHISHPAFKQPKTYLAQVEGLPDNGKLARLRNGLDLGDFMTQPCEVRQIIPPEWLWPRVPAIRERLDKPTSWLALTITEGKNRQVRRMTAAVDLPTLRLIRIAIGKITLESHPLWPGEFRAIDPSELTSRQAI